A region of Chitinophaga horti DNA encodes the following proteins:
- a CDS encoding TonB-dependent receptor, whose product MKDAPLSQVLQKGLAGTSLHYAIDGNRVYITKERTIRLALPDEYFARKTADPATPKKTDEVIDYQQGAKPVQEATLENKLYAIGTPGASSDPTVNLAGYIRNTQTGEPVIGVSVYVDKPKRIGVATDQYGYYSINLPRGRHILHIQSIGMRDTRRQIQLNDHGKLNIELQEQIISLKHVTITGEKAGNVRGTQMGVEKLSIKTIKQVPTVFGEADILRVMLTLPGVKSVGEASTGFNVRGGAADQNLILFNDATIYNPSHFFGMFSAFNPEVVKSVELYKSSVPAKYGGRLSSVLDVAGREGNKKKFAGVGGIGLLTSRINLEGPLITDRSSFVFGARTTYANWMLNLLPQEYEDSKVNFYDVNLLLSHEDKKKKNTFFLTTYLSRDRFNLNSDTTYGYGNKNISFKWKHIFNSKFSGTLTTGYDFYDYNINSDALKLEAYKMKFDIGQGNLKFDFNYYLNAQHTLDFGVSSILYKLHPGSFEPVGKESLVVPDIMAPEQGLESAAYLSDRWTITDGISLDAGIRWSMFNYIGPRTINYYAPGLSRSDATLVESKAYNRGDFINNYNGPEFRVGGRFATGPASSIKASYNTSRQYIHMLSNTTAIAPTDVWKLSDPNIKPQRGEQASLGFYKNFRSNTIETSVEVYYKKLHDYLDYKSGASLVLNHKLEQDVINTKGKAYGVELMVKKLTGKLNGWISYTYSRTLLKVDDPTTTETVNQGNFYPSNYDKPHDVTMVGNYRFSHRVSASMNTTYSTGRPITLPIGKFEYAGAVRTLYSDRNAYRIPDYFRMDLSLNIEGNHKVHQKTHNSWTFGVYNLTARRNAYSVYFVSENGYVKGYKLSIFGAAIPFVNFNIRF is encoded by the coding sequence GTGAAGGATGCACCGCTTTCGCAGGTGCTGCAAAAAGGACTCGCGGGAACGTCGCTGCACTACGCGATCGATGGTAACCGGGTATACATCACGAAGGAACGTACGATCCGGCTCGCATTGCCCGATGAGTACTTCGCCCGCAAAACCGCGGACCCGGCTACACCTAAGAAGACAGATGAAGTGATCGACTATCAGCAGGGCGCAAAACCCGTTCAGGAAGCGACGCTCGAAAATAAATTGTATGCCATCGGTACGCCCGGCGCCAGCAGCGATCCTACGGTGAATCTGGCCGGTTACATCCGTAATACACAAACCGGCGAACCGGTAATCGGGGTATCGGTGTATGTAGATAAGCCCAAACGTATTGGCGTGGCCACCGATCAATATGGATATTACTCTATTAACCTGCCGCGCGGCCGTCACATCCTGCACATCCAAAGCATCGGTATGCGCGATACGCGCCGCCAGATACAGCTGAACGACCATGGTAAACTGAATATCGAACTGCAGGAGCAGATCATCTCCCTGAAACACGTTACGATTACCGGTGAAAAAGCGGGTAACGTACGCGGCACGCAAATGGGCGTGGAGAAGCTCAGTATCAAAACAATTAAACAGGTGCCAACCGTGTTTGGTGAGGCCGACATCCTGCGTGTAATGCTCACGCTCCCGGGTGTTAAATCGGTAGGAGAGGCCAGCACGGGCTTCAACGTACGTGGTGGTGCCGCCGATCAAAACCTGATCCTGTTCAATGACGCTACGATCTATAACCCATCGCACTTCTTCGGTATGTTCTCGGCCTTTAACCCGGAAGTGGTGAAGAGTGTAGAACTGTATAAAAGCAGCGTGCCCGCTAAATACGGCGGCCGCCTGTCTTCGGTGCTGGACGTAGCCGGCCGCGAAGGTAATAAGAAGAAGTTCGCCGGTGTAGGCGGTATCGGACTACTCACCAGCCGCATCAACCTGGAAGGACCGTTGATCACGGACCGCAGCTCATTCGTATTTGGTGCGCGCACCACTTACGCCAACTGGATGCTGAACCTGTTGCCACAGGAATATGAGGACAGCAAGGTGAACTTCTATGACGTTAACCTGTTGCTCAGCCACGAAGACAAAAAGAAGAAGAACACGTTCTTCCTCACCACTTACCTGAGCCGCGACCGTTTTAACCTGAACAGCGATACGACTTACGGTTATGGCAACAAAAACATCTCTTTCAAGTGGAAACACATCTTCAATAGTAAATTCTCCGGCACGCTTACTACCGGCTACGATTTCTACGATTACAATATTAACAGCGATGCGCTCAAGCTGGAAGCGTATAAGATGAAGTTCGACATCGGCCAGGGTAACCTTAAGTTTGATTTCAACTATTACCTGAACGCGCAACACACGCTGGACTTCGGCGTGAGCAGCATCCTGTACAAACTGCACCCCGGCAGCTTCGAGCCGGTGGGTAAAGAATCGCTGGTAGTGCCGGACATAATGGCCCCCGAGCAGGGATTGGAAAGCGCGGCTTACCTGTCTGACCGCTGGACGATCACCGACGGCATTTCTCTGGACGCAGGCATTCGCTGGTCGATGTTTAATTACATCGGTCCGCGTACGATCAACTACTACGCACCCGGACTTTCACGCTCAGACGCTACTTTAGTCGAAAGCAAGGCGTACAACCGTGGCGACTTCATCAATAATTACAACGGCCCGGAATTTAGAGTGGGCGGCCGTTTCGCAACGGGCCCGGCTTCGTCGATAAAGGCTTCTTACAACACTTCGCGCCAGTACATCCATATGTTGTCCAACACAACGGCCATTGCGCCTACGGATGTGTGGAAACTGAGTGATCCGAATATAAAACCGCAGCGTGGCGAACAGGCGTCGCTTGGGTTCTATAAAAACTTTAGATCGAATACGATCGAAACCTCCGTGGAAGTGTATTACAAAAAGTTGCACGACTACCTTGATTATAAGAGTGGTGCCTCACTGGTACTGAATCACAAGCTGGAACAAGATGTGATCAACACGAAAGGTAAAGCATACGGTGTTGAGCTGATGGTGAAGAAACTTACCGGTAAACTCAACGGCTGGATCAGTTATACCTACTCACGTACCTTGTTAAAAGTAGATGATCCCACTACGACGGAAACCGTGAACCAGGGCAACTTTTATCCCTCCAACTACGATAAGCCGCACGACGTGACCATGGTAGGTAACTACCGTTTTTCGCACCGCGTAAGCGCATCAATGAATACTACTTACAGCACCGGCAGGCCTATCACATTGCCCATCGGCAAGTTCGAATACGCGGGTGCGGTTCGTACCCTGTACTCTGACCGAAACGCTTACCGTATCCCGGACTACTTCCGTATGGACCTGTCGCTGAACATAGAGGGCAATCACAAGGTGCATCAGAAAACCCATAACTCGTGGACGTTCGGGGTGTATAACCTCACCGCACGGCGAAATGCTTATTCGGTCTACTTCGTGTCAGAAAATGGTTATGTAAAAGGATATAAGCTGTCGATTTTCGGCGCGGCCATTCCATTTGTAAACTTCAATATCAGATTTTAA
- a CDS encoding DUF4249 domain-containing protein has product MGNRLKHIVLFVFALALGYGCKDPYTPDITTRNLNYLVVEGQIINGQKETRIKLSRTAMMADSAYVRDENNAIVRIESDNNQTVETVKVGDGLYSAGILNLDVNQKYRVYIQTLDGKEYTSAFVSIYNNPPIDSVNWRWDASEGVKVFVNTHDPNNNTRYYRWEYEETWQHDVYFESSLKYLPQPPRLIDRPLNEALPLRCWQYENSSSIILHSTQRLANDVVKDKQVALVPNGSWKLGVKYTILVRQFAMDKQALDYWQMMKRNTESLGSIFDPQPSESRGNITCVTNPSEPVIGWISAGSVQEERIWIRRSEVPGWRYALTCEEYDISPNPDSLQFFFEGGMLTPISQDPLTGRVKAVAPYCADCSVRANPVRPSYWQ; this is encoded by the coding sequence ATGGGCAACCGATTAAAACATATAGTGCTGTTCGTGTTCGCGCTGGCCCTTGGCTACGGTTGTAAAGATCCGTATACGCCGGATATTACCACCCGCAACCTCAACTATCTCGTGGTAGAAGGGCAGATCATCAACGGTCAGAAAGAAACCCGCATTAAACTGAGCCGCACCGCGATGATGGCCGATTCGGCCTATGTGCGGGATGAGAATAACGCGATCGTACGAATTGAAAGCGATAACAACCAGACCGTTGAAACGGTGAAGGTCGGTGATGGCTTGTACAGCGCCGGCATATTAAACCTGGATGTGAACCAGAAGTATCGCGTTTATATTCAGACGTTGGACGGTAAGGAGTACACGTCCGCGTTCGTGAGCATTTATAACAATCCGCCCATCGATAGCGTTAACTGGCGCTGGGATGCCAGCGAGGGTGTAAAGGTATTTGTGAACACCCATGATCCTAACAATAACACCCGCTATTATCGCTGGGAGTATGAGGAAACCTGGCAGCACGACGTGTATTTTGAATCTTCTTTGAAATATTTACCACAGCCCCCGCGGTTGATCGATCGTCCGCTGAATGAAGCATTGCCATTGCGCTGCTGGCAGTACGAAAACTCTTCCAGCATCATTCTGCACTCTACACAAAGGCTGGCAAACGATGTGGTGAAAGATAAACAAGTCGCGCTGGTGCCGAATGGCTCGTGGAAGTTGGGGGTGAAGTATACGATCCTGGTACGTCAGTTTGCGATGGACAAACAGGCACTGGATTATTGGCAGATGATGAAGCGTAATACCGAGTCACTCGGCTCCATATTCGATCCACAACCGTCGGAGTCACGCGGTAATATCACTTGTGTGACGAACCCTTCTGAGCCTGTGATCGGCTGGATAAGTGCCGGATCTGTGCAGGAAGAACGCATCTGGATCAGGCGGTCTGAAGTGCCGGGCTGGCGTTACGCGCTGACCTGTGAAGAGTATGATATATCGCCTAACCCGGACAGCCTCCAGTTCTTTTTTGAAGGAGGTATGCTTACACCGATATCCCAGGACCCGCTGACAGGACGCGTAAAGGCGGTGGCGCCGTATTGTGCCGACTGTTCCGTACGTGCAAATCCTGTACGCCCATCTTACTGGCAATAA
- a CDS encoding M24 family metallopeptidase, producing the protein MTSKRTGLEQQLKDAQQKAEELFEEAARRGLLCAGQTEKDLNSRMYELAFELFGIHKYWHKRIVRAGINTLEPYDENPPNLMIREDDILFLDFGPVFEDWEADLGRTFVLGNNAEKLRLTRDIEEAWQRGCEYLHTHPHITGAEFYQYSVELARSYGWEFGGAIAGHIIGNFPHKEILGSEVENYVHPGNHQPMNEPDKFGNPRHWIYEIHFVDRQLQIGGFYEQLAIIE; encoded by the coding sequence ATGACAAGTAAGCGGACCGGTTTGGAGCAGCAGCTTAAAGACGCACAGCAAAAGGCGGAAGAACTGTTCGAAGAAGCGGCACGGCGCGGACTACTTTGCGCCGGCCAAACGGAGAAAGACCTAAACAGCAGGATGTATGAACTGGCCTTTGAGCTGTTCGGCATCCACAAGTATTGGCACAAACGTATTGTGCGGGCGGGTATTAACACCCTGGAGCCATACGACGAAAACCCACCTAATCTCATGATCCGGGAAGATGATATTCTTTTTCTCGATTTCGGGCCGGTGTTTGAAGATTGGGAGGCCGACCTCGGTCGCACCTTCGTACTGGGTAACAATGCGGAAAAGCTGCGACTTACCCGCGATATTGAAGAAGCCTGGCAGCGGGGCTGCGAGTACCTGCATACACATCCGCACATTACGGGTGCTGAGTTTTATCAATATTCGGTGGAACTGGCCCGCAGTTATGGCTGGGAGTTTGGCGGCGCGATCGCCGGGCATATTATAGGTAACTTTCCGCATAAAGAAATACTGGGCAGCGAAGTGGAGAACTACGTACACCCAGGTAACCACCAGCCGATGAACGAACCGGATAAGTTCGGCAATCCGCGGCACTGGATTTATGAGATCCACTTTGTGGACAGGCAACTGCAGATAGGCGGTTTTTATGAACAGCTGGCCATTATCGAATAA
- a CDS encoding ankyrin repeat domain-containing protein, whose translation MYTFTNLYHAAEIGDIEEVKTILAAQPELLKEKDEYEFSIMHAAALAEDPQLITYLAGLGADVNAQNDEGMTPLHLVLYPEVAETLIQLGANVNAKSIDDETPLHIQVAEGEQQYDMVKLLLRHGANKNAKDVNGERPYDIARDREESEEIIKLLK comes from the coding sequence ATGTATACATTCACGAATTTGTACCATGCTGCGGAAATCGGCGACATTGAGGAGGTAAAAACGATACTGGCAGCGCAACCCGAGCTATTGAAAGAGAAGGACGAATACGAGTTTTCGATCATGCACGCAGCAGCACTGGCTGAGGACCCACAGCTGATTACCTACCTGGCCGGACTGGGTGCCGACGTGAACGCGCAAAACGACGAAGGTATGACGCCCCTGCACCTGGTGCTGTACCCGGAGGTAGCGGAAACGCTGATCCAGCTGGGCGCTAACGTAAACGCTAAATCCATCGATGATGAAACGCCGCTGCACATCCAGGTAGCAGAAGGCGAACAACAATACGATATGGTGAAACTGTTATTGCGCCATGGCGCTAACAAAAATGCGAAGGACGTAAATGGCGAAAGACCTTATGATATTGCGCGGGACCGGGAAGAATCGGAAGAAATTATCAAACTGTTGAAATAG
- a CDS encoding SRPBCC family protein, with protein MQYKDNKRSRPRAGALYESSRVMNVSKAGRVASATAGAMLLWGGIDKLRSSPFSALLKVVSGSYLLYRGISGNCPLSAMFLADDEVRHTPAVNIRTEFIVNRPRAEVYQAWRQLENLPQFMKHIKSVELISGTHSKWTAKLPGGFGDFVWDAEIVLEETNNVLGWRSLPDSMIENAGKVVFEDAEDGGTHLEVIITYRPPAGLIGTGIAKLLNANFEKLVAEDVHNFRQFVEEGISVKETPVQKTTFRNKSREEGLTL; from the coding sequence ATGCAATACAAAGACAATAAACGTTCGAGGCCCCGCGCGGGCGCACTGTATGAAAGCAGCCGCGTAATGAATGTAAGCAAAGCCGGTCGCGTAGCATCTGCTACCGCAGGCGCCATGCTATTATGGGGCGGCATCGATAAACTTCGCAGTTCCCCGTTTAGCGCATTATTAAAAGTGGTATCCGGCAGTTACCTGCTGTACCGCGGAATATCCGGCAATTGTCCGTTGTCGGCCATGTTCCTCGCCGATGATGAAGTAAGGCATACGCCTGCCGTAAACATCCGCACAGAATTTATTGTGAACAGGCCAAGGGCGGAGGTTTACCAGGCCTGGCGACAACTGGAAAACCTGCCTCAGTTCATGAAACATATTAAATCAGTAGAACTCATCAGCGGTACCCATTCCAAATGGACCGCCAAGCTGCCCGGCGGCTTCGGCGACTTCGTATGGGATGCGGAAATAGTGCTGGAAGAGACCAATAATGTACTTGGCTGGCGCTCCTTACCAGATTCCATGATCGAGAATGCCGGTAAAGTGGTGTTCGAAGATGCGGAAGATGGCGGCACTCACCTGGAAGTGATCATTACTTACAGGCCGCCTGCCGGACTGATCGGCACTGGTATCGCGAAGCTCCTGAATGCGAATTTCGAGAAACTGGTGGCCGAAGATGTGCATAATTTTAGACAATTCGTAGAAGAAGGCATTTCCGTAAAAGAAACGCCTGTGCAGAAAACTACCTTCCGTAATAAATCCAGGGAGGAAGGCTTAACCTTATAA
- a CDS encoding FKBP-type peptidyl-prolyl cis-trans isomerase codes for MTIAARGKVVTINYTIKDSQGQLLDTNDGQGPVSYVQGANKLLAGLERALEGKKAGDAITVKLSPDEAFGQRVDNLIRTLRLQDLEVGDEPLEPGEIITLGEEDGAWIVVAIEEDTVYLDGNDPWAGKTLHISAQVLGVRDATPAEAKSGEVME; via the coding sequence ATGACAATAGCCGCCAGGGGCAAAGTGGTTACGATTAACTACACGATCAAAGACAGCCAGGGTCAGCTGCTTGATACCAACGATGGACAGGGCCCCGTTTCCTATGTACAGGGTGCCAACAAGTTATTAGCCGGTCTCGAACGCGCACTGGAAGGTAAAAAAGCCGGTGACGCGATCACCGTTAAGCTCTCGCCCGACGAGGCTTTCGGCCAACGGGTCGACAACCTGATCCGCACGCTCCGCCTGCAGGACCTCGAAGTCGGTGACGAGCCGCTCGAACCAGGTGAAATTATCACCCTTGGTGAAGAAGACGGCGCCTGGATCGTAGTGGCGATTGAGGAAGATACGGTATACCTCGACGGCAATGACCCATGGGCGGGCAAAACGCTCCACATCTCGGCGCAGGTATTGGGCGTGCGGGATGCTACCCCGGCGGAGGCCAAGTCAGGAGAGGTAATGGAATAG